One part of the Etheostoma spectabile isolate EspeVRDwgs_2016 unplaced genomic scaffold, UIUC_Espe_1.0 scaffold285, whole genome shotgun sequence genome encodes these proteins:
- the LOC116686028 gene encoding tryptophan 5-hydroxylase 1, with protein MYAKKGDDQGPPRGKAFDSVTRAYEEKQISHEVTFSKCDENQENRSMSSGRPTSSEKSVATIIFSLKNEVGGLVKALRLFQEKHVNLVHIESRKSKRRNSDFEIFVDCVTDHEQLTELTQQLRKHTNIVEITPCRDSTLQDDDMGGVPWFPKKISDLDRSARRVLMYGSALDADHPGFQDNIYRKRRKYFADLAMSYKNGDPILRIDFTAEEVRTWGVVFRELNALYPSHACREYLNNLPLLTKHCNYRQDNIPQLEDVSHFLKERSGFIIRPVAGYLSPRDFLAGLAFRVFHCTQYVRHSSEPLYTPEPDTCHELLGHVPLLAEPSFAQFSQEIGLASLGASDDAVQKLATCYFFTVEFGLCKQDGRLRAYGAGLLSSISELKHALSGKANILPFDPVVTCNQECKITTFQDVYFVSESFEEAKNKMREFAKTIWRPFTVRYDPYTQSVDVLKDTNSINDMVKDIRHELDIVEDALNRLNKDLRV; from the exons ATGTACGCCAAGAAGGGGGACGACCAGGGGCCACCCAGAGGAAAGGCTTTTGACTCAGTAACCCGTGCTTATGAGGAGAAGCAGATCAGCCATGAA GTTACGTTCAGTAAATGTGATGAGAACCAGGAAAACAGGAGCATGTCTTCTGGAAGGCCCACCAGCTCGGAGAAAAGCGTTGCGACTATTATATTCTCACTAAAAAATGAAGTCGGGGGTCTCGTCAAAGCACTCAGGCTTTTCCAG GAAAAACACGTCAACCTTGTTCATATTGAATCCCGCAAGTCCAAACGAAGGAATTCAGACTTTGAGATCTTCGTGGATTGTGTCACGGACCATGAACAGCTCACGGAGCTGACTCAACAGCTGAGGAAGCATACCAATATTGTTGAGATTACGCCATGCCGGGACTCCACTTTACAGGATGATG ATATGGGCGGTGTGCCCTGGTTTCCTAAGAAGATCTCTGATTTGGATCGGTCTGCCAGGAGGGTTTTGATGTACGGCTCTGCATTAGATGCCGATCATCCG gGATTCCAAGACAACATTTACCGTAAGAGAAGAAAATATTTTGCTGATTTGGCTATGAGCTACAAAAA TGGCGATCCCATTCTCCGTATCGACTTCACAGCAGAGGAGGTGCGTACCTGGGGCGTGGTGTTCAGGGAACTCAACGCGCTGTACCCCAGCCACGCCTGCAGGGAGTATCTGAACAACCTCCCACTGCTGACCAAGCACTGCAACTACAGACAGGACAACATCCCCCAGCTGGAGGACGTCTCACACTTCCTCAAGG AGCGTTCAGGCTTCATCATTCGGCCAGTAGCAGGGTACCTCTCCCCCAGAGACTTTCTAGCGGGTCTTGCCTTCAGAGTGTTCCACTGCACTCAGTATGTCCGCCACAGCTCCGAGCCTTTGTATACGCCTGAACc AGACACCTGCCACGAGCTGCTGGGACACGTTCCCCTGCTTGCCGAGCCCAGCTTTGCCCAGTTCTCTCAAGAAATTGGTTTAGCATCGCTGGGAGCTTCAGATGATGCTGTACAGAAACTAGCCACA tgttatttcttcacagtggaGTTTGGTCTATGTAAGCAGGATGGCAGGCTCAGGGCCTATGGAGCTGGACTCCTCTCCTCCATCAGTGAACTCAAG CATGCTCTGTCTGGCAAGGCCAATATCCTTCCATTTGACCCCGTGGTGACCTGCAACCAGGAGTGCAAAATAACCACGTTTCAAGACGTTTACTTTGTTTCCGAGAGCTTTGAGGAAGCCAAGAACAAAATGAG GGAGTTTGCAAAGACCATTTGGCGTCCATTCACGGTACGCTACGACCCGTACACCCAGAGCGTGGACGTCCTGAAGGACACCAACAGCATCAATGACATGGTGAAAGACATCCGGCATGAACTGGACATTGTAGAAGACGCCCTGAACCGACTCAACAAAGACCTGAGAGTCTGA